Part of the Virgibacillus necropolis genome, ATTCTAAAACAATTAAAGACCCATGATGTACAGGCTACTTTCTTTGTCAGCGGGGAATGGGCCGAAAGACATCCAGATATACTTGAAAAAATTAAAGACGGCAATCATGAGCTAGGAATGCTTGGATACCGTTATAAAAGTTATCTTGATCAGGAAATAGGTAAAGTAAGAAAGGATATACTGTATGCAAAAGAGATCTTTAAAAAGCTAGGATATGAAAATATTACGCTAATGCGTGCACCAAGTGGTCATATAAACAAAGAAATCATCGAGTTAGCTGAAGAACTGGGATTAAAAGTTGTCCATTGGAGAGTGGATGCAGATGACTGGGAAAACCCTGGCACACAACAAATCGTGGATACCATTATGAAGGAAACGTCAAACGGGGATGTTATTTTACTTCATGCTTCTGATTCTGTAAAACAAACAGCTAAAGCTCTTGAGGACATATTACCAGGGCTTAAAAATAAAGGATTTCAATTCGTCTCTGTAACAGAGCTTTACAACCAAGCGCATTCCAAATCAAAACTTGCAGAATAAGAAAAGCACAAACGCCTTGATCAGCAGCACCGACAAGTTTAAGCTAAATCTCGAGGGGCTGGGCGCTTGCGCTAGACAATAATTCTTTTATCTTTTAAAAAAAGCACAAGGAACCTCACTATTTCGAAGTTCCTTGTGCTTCAATGCGTATCTTATTTTATTTCAGATTTCACATTTTCTTTTTGTTCTGGATTTGTCAATCTGTGTAAAACCAATAATTGATATGTATTACAAACAAGTAACGGCACTATCATTAACCAAGCATAATCAGTTCCGCTTGTTCTGAGACCTGGAACCCATTCAACAGAAGTCATCACAACCATCAAAAACAATGCCGGTATAAATGCACGCTGATTGGTCTGTTTAGCTTTAATTTTGGCAATTACTAGTCCATATACCAAAATAGCTGCAGCCATTAAAATATATGCAATCAAGGAACCTTCACTATCTGTAGAATTGTACGGAAAGTAAACTAAGTCAAAAACAACAAATGCGATTAGCAACATCTGGACAGTGGGCCAAAATGAACGAAATAACCCTAAACCAAATTGGTTAATAAATAAATAAGCAAAAAAGCCAGTCTGGCTAACTAAACTAAATACAAACCCTAATCCTAGAAAGAAAAGAACAACACCTAATAATTCAAAAGAATCAATTGGATTTAATACGCTTGTGTAGGATGCTGTTTTTACAAAAAAACTGGTAATAAGACCCGCTATTCCCCGAGAATTAATGTTTTTAAAAACAACCCTACCCATTTACGACTATTCACTATATGTCCTCCTACCAAAAATAACGATATATTCACTGTTAGAGGTTGTTCAAAAAGTCACCAAATGATAAACGGCGAATTTCTTCGTTGCTCAATTTTTCCGGTCCTCACGTATTAAAAGCATACGTTCCCGCCTCAAAATATTCGCGCCTTGAACTTCTTGTTTCTAATTTGCCGACTTTTTGAACACGCACTTTACAATTATCTATGCTTTTAATTTACTTCCATCCGTATTTTACCACGAATAACAGCATTTTTCCTTAAGGAAGTGCATATTTTTCTCCCCTTTCTCGCATATTAACCGTGTAGAGGAAGGAGGATTGGAAGATGCTTCGGTTATTATTTGTATTATTTATTGGACTTACTTGTTTAACACTTAGCGCTTGTACGAATGAGAGTGCAGCAAGTAAAGAGGTTGATTATGAAGCAACGAAAAAAATGGTTGTTGATATACTTCAAACCGAAGATGGAAAAAAGGCTTTACAAGAGATATTAAAAGACGAAAAAATGAAAGAAAGTTTAGTCATAGATGCCAACGTCGTGAAAAGCGCCATTAATGATGCTCTCTCCTCTGAAAAAGGCAAAGAAATGTGGAAAAAGCTTTTTGAGGACCCAAAATTCGTGGAAACTTATGCAAAGTCGATGTCAGAGCAACATAAGAAATTAATAAAATCATTAATGAACGATGCAGAATATCAAAAGCAAATGCTTGAACTACTGAAAAATCCGGAAGTTACTAAACAAATGATAGAAGCAATGAAAAGCCAAGAATTCACCGCACAATTAGAAGAGTCCATACAAAAGACATTGGAAACCCCTGTATTCCAAGCTAAAATTCAAGACATCCTGTTAAAAGCCGCTTCTGAACAACAGAAGGGTAAGCAAGGCAAGGAAAAACCACAGGGTGGTAGTGAAGGTGAGGGCGCTGGCGGCGGTGGTGAATAGTTTTTTTCAGGGCACGCAGAAAAGGTGACTAAAGTAAATTTAGCCACCTCTTTTTTTAGAGCAAAGAAAGTATAAAATTTT contains:
- the pdaB gene encoding polysaccharide deacetylase family sporulation protein PdaB — encoded protein: MSYLYVWRFSKWKKIFYIALFALITATVIWSESTGNFSVFSSSDEPAAFVKGNSKENNIALTFNISWGEEKVFDILKQLKTHDVQATFFVSGEWAERHPDILEKIKDGNHELGMLGYRYKSYLDQEIGKVRKDILYAKEIFKKLGYENITLMRAPSGHINKEIIELAEELGLKVVHWRVDADDWENPGTQQIVDTIMKETSNGDVILLHASDSVKQTAKALEDILPGLKNKGFQFVSVTELYNQAHSKSKLAE
- a CDS encoding KinB-signaling pathway activation protein, coding for MGRVVFKNINSRGIAGLITSFFVKTASYTSVLNPIDSFELLGVVLFFLGLGFVFSLVSQTGFFAYLFINQFGLGLFRSFWPTVQMLLIAFVVFDLVYFPYNSTDSEGSLIAYILMAAAILVYGLVIAKIKAKQTNQRAFIPALFLMVVMTSVEWVPGLRTSGTDYAWLMIVPLLVCNTYQLLVLHRLTNPEQKENVKSEIK
- the gerD gene encoding spore germination lipoprotein GerD; amino-acid sequence: MLRLLFVLFIGLTCLTLSACTNESAASKEVDYEATKKMVVDILQTEDGKKALQEILKDEKMKESLVIDANVVKSAINDALSSEKGKEMWKKLFEDPKFVETYAKSMSEQHKKLIKSLMNDAEYQKQMLELLKNPEVTKQMIEAMKSQEFTAQLEESIQKTLETPVFQAKIQDILLKAASEQQKGKQGKEKPQGGSEGEGAGGGGE